In Thermoplasmata archaeon, the genomic window TATAATCTGTGAACTCTTTTAAATGTCCAGAGGCTCTAAACACTTCCTCAGGAGAAATATTTGGAGTATCTATAAAAGCCAGTCCTTCTCTATTAACATAATAATCTTTCCATATAGAGATGATATTATCTTTCAAAAGTGCTCCTATAGGCCCATAATCATAAAATCCTGAAAAACCACCATATATTTCGAAAGAGCCCCAGAATATGCCCCTTCTTTTGGCAAGATCAAACAGTTTTTTGCTTAACATGTACATTCCTTTTTCAAATGTTATTTATAATGTTGATGCTGTGATAATACAGATATTAAATCAATATCATATATCATAGCCACGAGATCATCATACGCATTTTTTACCGGTAACTGGCTAAAATCATTATCTACCATTATACTTGCTACCTTAGATATAGGGGTCTTGGTATGCGCATATACTGGGTCTTTGATCATTAACTCGCTTACTTTTATGGCAGGGATCTCCAATTTTTCTTCTAAATATAATATTTTTAATACGTTTCTTATTCCTTCCCATGTCCATGCATCTTCATCTTCGCCCATGCCCACCTGAGACATGGATGTAGATACATCTACTTTGGCGCTATTTATTATATCCCTGTCCGTGATAATTCCAACCAGGTTTAAGTCATCATCAATAATCGGAAATGCAGTTAGTTTGGTAAGAGACATTGTTTTGTAAACTACCTTTAACGGTACATCTATATATATTGGAATACAAGGGTTACGGATGTATTTTTCTATCGGATTTGCAATGTTTTCTTCTATTATTATTTTCAAAAACTCTTTTGGGGTAATTATCCCTTGCAGCTTGTTTTTATCATTAACAATGGCGATATGCCTTCTGTTTATTTTTATCATTGAATTTACTGCTTCTGCAATAGATTCTGTATTCATAATTTTCGGGCCATCTTTTCGCATCAATAATGCAATTTGCTCTTCTTTTGGATTTTCAAAGATGTCTCTTCTGCTCACAATACCTAAGAATGTATCTTCCTCATCCACTATCGGTAATGCGCTAACATTCTTTTTAGCCATCAATTTAAGTGCATCTGTCCTGCTCGCAGGAGCTTTTAATACTATTGGATTTTTATTCATGATTTTTGTAATTTTATCAGTCATCAGAATCACTCTATAAATCTGTATAGTAAAATTGTTTCTGTATATTAAATTTATCTATAGCTCTTGGGTTGTCATTATTACCTAATAAATATCCGAGGATTTCTTTGTTTTCTCCCGCTGTCCTTTCTTCATCGCAAAAATTGATTAAAGCATCTATCTAATTAATTTTAATCTTGAAAGTATTTAGAATGTGTTGCTATTTTCTGTTAAAATTTTTGAAAAATCATTAATATTGCCTATCAAGTATACTTTGAAAACATGTTAAAAAAATAATTTCTGTTCATACATACGTTATAGATTAAATGAGTTGTTATAATAATCAATGAAAATATAAAAACGAAATATTTTTATTTATAAATGCTATCGATACTCTATGTTTATAGAAAAATTTGAATATATTAAAACAGGGCTTACATTCGATGATGTGCTTTTAATACCCTCTAGAACGAGCGTTGATCCTAAAGATACGCATGTATCTTCTTCTGTTTCTAGACATATAAAATTGAAGATCCCAATAGTCAGTTCTCCTATGGATACAGTAACTGAAGATGCCATGGCCATCGCAATGGCTAGGATGGGTGGTTTAGGAATAGTCCATAGAAATTTAACAGTTGATGAACAGGTGGCAATTGTAAAAAAGGTAAAGAAAGAAGAGAGTATTATAATAAGGGATTTATACACTGTTTCCCCTGATACATCGATTAAAGATGCTCAGAAAATTATTTTAGATAAAAAAATTACGGGCTTGCCGGTCATAATGGAAGGAAAGTTAGTGGGAATCCTGACTTCAAGAGATATTAGATTTTATAAAGGAGAAAATCTATCAGTAAAAGACCTTATGACTAAAGAAGTGGTAACCGGCTCAGAAAATATCAAGATAAGTGAGGCAATAAAAATATTGCATGATAATAGAATTGAAAAATTACCAATCGTAGATAGTCAAAATAGATTAGTAGGATTGATTACTGCCAGCGATATTGAAAAGAGAGAAACCTATCCAGATGCAACCAGGGATAAAGAGGGTAGGCTGAAAGTAGGTGCTGCTGTTGGCCCATTTGATATTTCAAGGGCAGAGATGCTTGAAAAATCAGGAGTTGATTTATTGGTGATTGACACCGCTCATGCACATAACGAGAAAGTTATGTTAGGAATAAAAGAAATTCGTAAAAAACTGGATATTGATATTATTGCTGGAAACATTGCCACTAAAGAATCTGCAGAAGATATCATAGCGCTGGAAGTGGATGGTTTAAGAGTTGGAATAGGGCCAGGTTCAATCTGTACTACTAGGATAATTGCCGGTGCTGGAATGCCACAATTAGAAGCTATTTCACAAGCTGCAGAAATTGCTGAGAAACAGCAGATTCCGGTAATTGCAGATGGAGGCATTAGATATTCTGGAGACATTGTAAAAGCTATTGCTGCAGGAGCAAATGTAGTAATGCTAGGAAGCCTATTAGCAGGTACAGATGAAGCACCAGGAGAAGAGATGTTTATAGAGGGAAAGAAATTTAAGAGTTATAGGGGTATGGGTTCATTAGGTGCAATACAGAAAGGTCTGTCAGACAGATATGGTAAGATTGGCGGTACAAAGTTTGTTCCAGAAGGCGTTGAAGCAGCAATACCATATAAGGGAAAAGTTAAAGATACGATTTTACAGTTGATAGGCGGGGTCAGATCAGGAATGGGATATGTAGGTGCAAAAGATATAGATTCATTGAGAAAAAATGCCAGATTCATCAGGATTACGCAAAGTGGCTTGATTGAAAGCCATCCGCATAATGTCACCATAATCTCTGATTCGCCAAACTATCCTGTTAAATAGTTGTTACTACTATTCCATTGGCTGTTACTAAAAAAGTATGCTCTGCTTGTGTTACAAGCCCTCTCTTTTTTTCTTTTAATATTGGAAATTTATACATATTCCTATTTTTTATGAGCCAATCTATTATTATATTATGATTTTCAATATTATTAAGCCATCGTTCAGCAAAAGGCAACATATTGAATCGCTGGTATAAGAGATCATAATATCCCATCAGATCTTTTTTGGGTGGCTCTGTAAGTATTGCAATACCCCCGTAATTATGTTCTTTTATCAATCCCACACCATTTGTAGCAAAAGGCTCTATGGCTATAGCCATACCCACCTCCAGTTTTGTATGATCTTTATTATTGTAGTTAGGAACGGTTTTTCCACTGTGCAACTTAAATTTTGATAGTTCATGACCGGTAAGATTATAAATAGGGTTATATTCATAAAATTTTATAGTATCCTCTATTAAGGAGCCTATCTCAGCAAGTTCCATCCCTACATGAATCTCCTTAACCACATTTTCCAATGCTTTTTTAGATGCGTTGATTAAGAATTCATTGTTGTTCGATCCTACTTCAACAGTAACTGCAGTATCTGCAATATAGCCATTAATGTGAGCTCCTAAATCAAGTTTTATCAGATCACCTCTTTTAAATAACCTAGAATCGTTATATGAAGGAGTATAATGAGCTGCTTCATCATTTGCTGAAACATTAACAGGAAATGCTAGATTACCCCCTAGATCCAATATGTAATTTTCTATTTTTGTAACAGTTTCAAAAACTGATGTGTTTTCCTTTATGATACTTTTCCCATATTCTATTGCGCTTTTTGCTATTTTACCAGCTTTTATATAGGATTCTAATGCTTCTCCACTAAAATCATTCAGGTTATGATTTTTGTTAATCATGTGAACAGTCACCTTTGAGAGTTATTATCTTTTT contains:
- a CDS encoding CBS domain-containing protein — translated: MTDKITKIMNKNPIVLKAPASRTDALKLMAKKNVSALPIVDEEDTFLGIVSRRDIFENPKEEQIALLMRKDGPKIMNTESIAEAVNSMIKINRRHIAIVNDKNKLQGIITPKEFLKIIIEENIANPIEKYIRNPCIPIYIDVPLKVVYKTMSLTKLTAFPIIDDDLNLVGIITDRDIINSAKVDVSTSMSQVGMGEDEDAWTWEGIRNVLKILYLEEKLEIPAIKVSELMIKDPVYAHTKTPISKVASIMVDNDFSQLPVKNAYDDLVAMIYDIDLISVLSQHQHYK
- the guaB gene encoding IMP dehydrogenase — translated: MFIEKFEYIKTGLTFDDVLLIPSRTSVDPKDTHVSSSVSRHIKLKIPIVSSPMDTVTEDAMAIAMARMGGLGIVHRNLTVDEQVAIVKKVKKEESIIIRDLYTVSPDTSIKDAQKIILDKKITGLPVIMEGKLVGILTSRDIRFYKGENLSVKDLMTKEVVTGSENIKISEAIKILHDNRIEKLPIVDSQNRLVGLITASDIEKRETYPDATRDKEGRLKVGAAVGPFDISRAEMLEKSGVDLLVIDTAHAHNEKVMLGIKEIRKKLDIDIIAGNIATKESAEDIIALEVDGLRVGIGPGSICTTRIIAGAGMPQLEAISQAAEIAEKQQIPVIADGGIRYSGDIVKAIAAGANVVMLGSLLAGTDEAPGEEMFIEGKKFKSYRGMGSLGAIQKGLSDRYGKIGGTKFVPEGVEAAIPYKGKVKDTILQLIGGVRSGMGYVGAKDIDSLRKNARFIRITQSGLIESHPHNVTIISDSPNYPVK
- the map gene encoding type II methionyl aminopeptidase, which gives rise to MINKNHNLNDFSGEALESYIKAGKIAKSAIEYGKSIIKENTSVFETVTKIENYILDLGGNLAFPVNVSANDEAAHYTPSYNDSRLFKRGDLIKLDLGAHINGYIADTAVTVEVGSNNNEFLINASKKALENVVKEIHVGMELAEIGSLIEDTIKFYEYNPIYNLTGHELSKFKLHSGKTVPNYNNKDHTKLEVGMAIAIEPFATNGVGLIKEHNYGGIAILTEPPKKDLMGYYDLLYQRFNMLPFAERWLNNIENHNIIIDWLIKNRNMYKFPILKEKKRGLVTQAEHTFLVTANGIVVTTI